One segment of Rosa chinensis cultivar Old Blush chromosome 6, RchiOBHm-V2, whole genome shotgun sequence DNA contains the following:
- the LOC112170882 gene encoding cell division cycle-associated protein 7 isoform X2, producing MVVRSGADDGTAENGSAGVSDYEKIREQRIKENLARMQNMGIFDLSRQLHSFKPNPPKRLRRSPPSDQPKTHNSAPTRRSSRLQNVAPVTYAETVRKVSVEPKRRVRKASQNARNPNDGKRRTSDTESETDSESDSASELEFDSDSDSEVKVRIQISNSGSPPRRSSRLRDVAPVSYVEASPKKEKELSESVEGEYLVDDYGEDGERIDDGVKDETCHQCRQRTLGDLTHCSKCDLVQGQFCGDCLDMRYGENVIKANQNPHWVCPVCRDICNCSLCLSRKELMHDDIKEEMEGCLMGKEVNFLGSVLVPTEDVHKLDAATIACDVDGKTKKEPKRNTSTISAHVAAEDMDKLDAAGDVVDCETNIESSRSTRTSSLHVAAEDLGNPDAAGDVVHGETKQPRRSTRRSSGHVAAEDMSHLDAAGDVDGEKKKQLRRSTRMRRN from the exons ATGGTGGTTCGGAGCGGAGCCGACGACGGAACCGCCGAGAATGGAAGCGCGGGGGTTTCCGACTACGAGAAAATCAGAGAGCAAAGGATCAAAGAGAACCTGGCCAGAATGCAGAACATGGGCATTTTCGACCTTTCACGCCAGCTCCACTCCTTCAAACCTAACCCTCCTAAACGCCTTCGCCGGAGTCCTCCTTCCGATCAGCCCAAAACCCACAACTCAGCTCCCACAAGACGCTCCTCCAG GTTGCAGAATGTGGCTCCTGTAACCTATGCGGAAACTGTAAGGAAGGTCTCAGTTGAACCAAAAAGAAGAGTAAGGAAGGCTTCTCAAAATGCAAGGAACCCCAATGATGGGAAGAGAAGGACATCAGACACTGAATCAGAAACTGACTCAGAATCAGACTCAGCCTCAGAATTGGAGTTCGACTCTGACTCTGACTCTGAGGTTAAAGTTCGCATACAGATTTCAAATTCGGGGTCTCCACCAAGGCGCTCTTCTAG GTTGAGAGATGTGGCTCCAGTGAGTTATGTGGAAGCTAGTCCTAAAAAGGAGAAAGAGCTGTCAGAGAGTGTTGAAGGAGAGTACTTGGTGGATGACTATGGAGAAGATGGGGAGCGCATTGATGATGGGGTCAAGGATGAAACTTGTCACCAATGCAG GCAGAGAACTCTGGGTGATCTTACTCATTGCAGCAAATGTGACTTGGTCCAAGGGCAGTTTTGTGGAGATTGCTTGGATATGAG ATATGGAGAGAATGTGATTAaagccaaccaaaatcctcattgggtTTGCCCTGTTTGTCGGGATATCTGTAACTGCAGTCTCTGCTTGAGTAGGAAG GAATTAATGCATGATGATATCAAAGAAGAAATGGAGGGATGCCTCATGGGGAAAGAGGTGAACTTCTTAGGTAGTGTGCTTGTTCCTACAGAAGACGTGCACAAGCTAGATGCTGCTACTATTGCTTGTGATGTTGATGGTAAGACAAAGAAAGAACCAAAAAGGAACACGAGCACGATTAGTGCGCATGTTGCTGCAGAAGACATGGACAAGCTAGATGCTGCTGGTGATGTTGTTGATTGTGAGACAAATATAGAATCAAGTAGGAGCACGAGGACAAGTAGTTTGCATGTTGCTGCAGAAGACCTGGGCAACCCAGATGCTGCTGGTGATGTCGTTCATGGTGAGACAAAGCAACCAAGAAGGAGCACAAGGAGGAGTAGTGGGCATGTTGCTGCAGAAGACATGAGCCACCTAGATGCTGCTGGTGACGTTGATggtgaaaaaaagaaacaactaAGAAGGAGCACAAGGATGAGGAGGAACTAA
- the LOC112170882 gene encoding cell division cycle-associated protein 7 isoform X1 produces MVVRSGADDGTAENGSAGVSDYEKIREQRIKENLARMQNMGIFDLSRQLHSFKPNPPKRLRRSPPSDQPKTHNSAPTRRSSRLQNVAPVTYAETVRKVSVEPKRRVRKASQNARNPNDGKRRTSDTESETDSESDSASELEFDSDSDSEVKVRIQISNSGSPPRRSSRLRDVAPVSYVEASPKKEKELSESVEGEYLVDDYGEDGERIDDGVKDETCHQCRQRTLGDLTHCSKCDLVQGQFCGDCLDMRYGENVIKANQNPHWVCPVCRDICNCSLCLSRKTQELMHDDIKEEMEGCLMGKEVNFLGSVLVPTEDVHKLDAATIACDVDGKTKKEPKRNTSTISAHVAAEDMDKLDAAGDVVDCETNIESSRSTRTSSLHVAAEDLGNPDAAGDVVHGETKQPRRSTRRSSGHVAAEDMSHLDAAGDVDGEKKKQLRRSTRMRRN; encoded by the exons ATGGTGGTTCGGAGCGGAGCCGACGACGGAACCGCCGAGAATGGAAGCGCGGGGGTTTCCGACTACGAGAAAATCAGAGAGCAAAGGATCAAAGAGAACCTGGCCAGAATGCAGAACATGGGCATTTTCGACCTTTCACGCCAGCTCCACTCCTTCAAACCTAACCCTCCTAAACGCCTTCGCCGGAGTCCTCCTTCCGATCAGCCCAAAACCCACAACTCAGCTCCCACAAGACGCTCCTCCAG GTTGCAGAATGTGGCTCCTGTAACCTATGCGGAAACTGTAAGGAAGGTCTCAGTTGAACCAAAAAGAAGAGTAAGGAAGGCTTCTCAAAATGCAAGGAACCCCAATGATGGGAAGAGAAGGACATCAGACACTGAATCAGAAACTGACTCAGAATCAGACTCAGCCTCAGAATTGGAGTTCGACTCTGACTCTGACTCTGAGGTTAAAGTTCGCATACAGATTTCAAATTCGGGGTCTCCACCAAGGCGCTCTTCTAG GTTGAGAGATGTGGCTCCAGTGAGTTATGTGGAAGCTAGTCCTAAAAAGGAGAAAGAGCTGTCAGAGAGTGTTGAAGGAGAGTACTTGGTGGATGACTATGGAGAAGATGGGGAGCGCATTGATGATGGGGTCAAGGATGAAACTTGTCACCAATGCAG GCAGAGAACTCTGGGTGATCTTACTCATTGCAGCAAATGTGACTTGGTCCAAGGGCAGTTTTGTGGAGATTGCTTGGATATGAG ATATGGAGAGAATGTGATTAaagccaaccaaaatcctcattgggtTTGCCCTGTTTGTCGGGATATCTGTAACTGCAGTCTCTGCTTGAGTAGGAAG ACACAGGAATTAATGCATGATGATATCAAAGAAGAAATGGAGGGATGCCTCATGGGGAAAGAGGTGAACTTCTTAGGTAGTGTGCTTGTTCCTACAGAAGACGTGCACAAGCTAGATGCTGCTACTATTGCTTGTGATGTTGATGGTAAGACAAAGAAAGAACCAAAAAGGAACACGAGCACGATTAGTGCGCATGTTGCTGCAGAAGACATGGACAAGCTAGATGCTGCTGGTGATGTTGTTGATTGTGAGACAAATATAGAATCAAGTAGGAGCACGAGGACAAGTAGTTTGCATGTTGCTGCAGAAGACCTGGGCAACCCAGATGCTGCTGGTGATGTCGTTCATGGTGAGACAAAGCAACCAAGAAGGAGCACAAGGAGGAGTAGTGGGCATGTTGCTGCAGAAGACATGAGCCACCTAGATGCTGCTGGTGACGTTGATggtgaaaaaaagaaacaactaAGAAGGAGCACAAGGATGAGGAGGAACTAA
- the LOC112172311 gene encoding uncharacterized protein LOC112172311: MGSKSTTKKMIIIIMLLLVTMMRFVADAGSDTNGVFDPCSDATIQRWDGFTFGLAFSNKDSFFFNQTQFSPCDTRLSLSSPDKKAQLAVFRPKVDEISFLTIDSSSSNPAKAGGYMVAFAGRKYAARSPPILVADDSNTITSFTLVLEFNRGILQNLYWKKFGCKACSGDYSVCLNGEDCAVPNSKCKSNGGTFDCNLSIQLTFSGTDKNLEVLNSWYEVEKLQKYSLYSLFKNFLI; encoded by the exons ATGGGGTCGAAATCGACGACGAAGAagatgatcatcatcatcatgctGTTGTTGGTTACGATGATGAGGTTTGTTGCGGATGCTGGAAGTGATACAAATGGTGTATTTGATCCTTGCTCAGATGCAACAATCCAAAGATGGGATGGTTTTACATTTGGTCTTGCATTTTCAAACAAGGACTCGTTCTTTTTCAATCAGACTCAATTTTCGCCCTGTGATACGCGTCTATCTCTCTCGAGCCCAGACAAGAAAGCACAACTTGCAGTGTTTCGACCCAAAGTCGATGAGATTTCCTTCCTTACCATCGACAGTAGCTCCTCTAATCCG GCTAAGGCAGGCGGGTACATGGTGGCATTTGCTGGACGCAAGTATGCAGCAAGATCACCCCCAATATTGGTCGCTGATGACTCGAATACCATAACTAGTTTCACCTTG GTACTTGAATTCAACAGGGGTATTCTTCAGAACTTGTACTGGAAGAAATTTGGGTGCAAAGCGTGCTCCGGGGACTACTCTGTCTGCCTCAATGGCGAGGACTGTGCAGTACCGAACTCAAAATGCAAAAGCAATGGTGGGACTTTTGACTGCAATCTAAGCATACAGTTGACCTTCTCAGGAACAGACAAAAATCTTGAAGTGCTTAACTCATGGTATGAGGTggaaaaactacaaaaatactCGCTTTACAGCCTATTCAAGAATTTTCTGATATGA
- the LOC112170883 gene encoding uncharacterized protein LOC112170883 — MTNLAKLDFVALDISGKNYLSWALDAEIHLEAQNLGPTIKEGNSACPQNKAKAMIFLRHHLHQGLKDEYLTVKDPLELWTGLADRITSQMNLCGETVTQAMMLEKTFSTFHASNMVLQQQYRERGFTKYSDLSSCLLVAEQNNELLMKNHHGYSNRRGGRHGKARNRGHRRSQGRQNGQARGGYNQQLGPRNNAKITKGNGQMIKPHKNEDSVCLRCGGKGHWARTCRAEDHLVAFYKASLKNKHVETNYIDHSDPWDSSEPIDITPLDVSDFFANNGSNFDDMTSGGILDDY; from the exons ATGACgaatttggcaaaattggattttgTCGCCCTTGACATCTCTGGCAAGAACTACCTGTCTTGGGCCCTTGATGCAGAGATTCATCTCGAAGCCCAAAACCTTGGGCCTAcaatcaaggaaggaaactCAGCATGCCCGCAGAATAAAGCTAAGGCTATGATTTTTCTGCGCCACCATCTCCATCAGGGATTGAAGGACGAGTACTTAACTGTCAAAGACCCACTTGAGCTATGGACAGGTTTGGCAGATAG GATCACCTCCCAAATGAATCTTTGTGGAGAAACTGTAACTCAGGCCATGATGCTTGAAAAGACCTTCTCCACCTTTCATGCCTCAAATATGGTCTTACAGCAGCAATACAGAGAAAGAGGATTCACCAAATATTCTGATCTTAGCTCTTGTCTTCTGGTGGCTGAGCAAAACAATGAGCTCTTAATGAAGAACCATCA TGGTTATAGCAATAGACGTGGTGGAAGGCATGGCAAAGCCCGTAACCGTGGTCATAGACGTAGTCAGGGTCGACAAAATGGCCAAGCTCGTGGGGGCTACAACCAGCAGTTGGGCCCAAGGAACAATGCCAAGATTACTAAAGGAAATGGTCAGATGATCAAACCTCATAAAAATGAAGATAGTGTTTGTCTTAGATGTGGTGGTAAAGGCCATTGGGCTCGCACCTGTCGTGCAGAAGACCATTTGGTGGCCTTCTACAAAGCTTCCTTGAAAAATAAACATGTGGAGACAAACTACATTGACCACTCTGACCCTTGGGATTCATCTGAGCCTATAGACATTACTCCACTCGATGTCTCAGATTTTTTTGCGAACAATGGAAGCAATTTTGATGATATGACCAGTGGTGGAATTCTTGACGACTACTAG